From Chryseobacterium joostei, the proteins below share one genomic window:
- a CDS encoding 3'-5' exonuclease, producing the protein MKTTNEILIVDLEATCWENDRIPIGQKVDIIEIGICKLDLISNAISQKQSIYIIPERSEINKFCTKLTRITPQLIEEKGIYFEEACEKIRDEYHSALLTWAGYGNFDREQIIEQCDWLGTESPFSEQYLNVMYEFKRHFRLHKSIGLKRALDYLTMDFEGNHHSGADDAYNTAKVLSKILA; encoded by the coding sequence TTGGGAAAACGACAGGATTCCAATCGGACAAAAAGTCGATATTATAGAAATAGGGATTTGCAAACTGGATCTGATATCCAATGCTATTTCCCAAAAGCAAAGCATCTACATTATTCCTGAAAGATCAGAGATCAATAAATTCTGTACAAAACTCACAAGAATTACTCCGCAATTAATCGAAGAAAAAGGAATCTATTTCGAAGAAGCCTGTGAAAAGATCAGAGATGAGTACCATTCTGCCTTACTTACATGGGCGGGATATGGAAACTTCGACAGGGAGCAGATCATTGAACAATGTGACTGGCTTGGAACAGAAAGTCCCTTTTCAGAACAATATTTGAACGTGATGTATGAATTCAAAAGACATTTCAGACTACATAAATCAATAGGACTTAAAAGAGCCTTGGATTATCTGACGATGGATTTTGAAGGAAATCATCACAGTGGAGCCGATGATGCTTATAATACCGCTAAGGTCTTAAGTAAGATTTTAGCATAA